The following is a genomic window from Sphingorhabdus sp. Alg231-15.
TGAGCTCACGTGGTGTGATTTCCCGCATCAGCACCCGGGTAAAATCGCTCCGGCTGACGGTGATCTGCGCGACCGAACGATCAGTGGTGCCATCGCGTGGGAACATGACGCTTTTGCCGAGATCAACGCTGACTGCTTCGCCGCGATCCGGGAACGTGAATTGAATGATTCCACCAGCGCCCCTCATCCGTGCCGGATTAAAGCGCGCAGCCAAAGCATCGAACAAATCGACCGCCGGAATGCTGTTTAACACCCGCGCATTGGTAGTGGCGACCACTTCACCCCGGTCATTACCCTCACGCAGCTCCTTGGCACCCGACAGATAGATATTGCGCCAGGTGCCAGCTTCGGCCTGGAAACCAAGCTGTTCATAGGTGGAGGCGAGCCATTTTTTGGCTGCTTCATTGACCGGGTCAGCAAAGACGACATGATTGAAGACGGTGGCTGCCCAACGATAATCGCCGGTGGCAAAGGCCTGTTCGCCAACCGATAGCGCTTTGGCGGCACCGCCCATCGCCGCGACATATTTCCGTGATGCTGCAACCGGCGGTAACTCATGATAATGCGCCGGAACGCCGTCCCACCAACCGAAATAGCGCTGATATACTGCCTTTGAATTGTGATTGAGCGTGCCATAATAATCGCGGACGCCAAAATCTGTTGCCGCAAAATCAGGTTCGCCGATATTCTCGGCTATCTCGTGCATCGTGGCACCCTGATTGGCCTGGCGCAATGTCTGGTCGTGGACATAGCGATATAGACCGCGCTGGTTCTTCAAAGCGGCCTCAACATTCTCGCTGCCCCAGATTGGCCAGTGATGGCTGGCGAGCAGCACGTCAGACTTTTCGCCATATTTCGCGAGCATGGCATCAATCACCTTGCTCCATTTCAGAGTATCGCGGACCAGAGCGCCGCGGGGTGTCAGCACATTGTGGAAATTGCGGGTAGCCACTTCGGCACTATGCAGCGCTTTGAATTCGGGCAGATAAAAGACCAGTTCTGCTGGTGCTTCCGTCTCGCTGGCATCCATAAACTCAAAAGTGATGCCATCAATGGAGAGGGTCTCGCCATCCTTGCTCACCGTCTTGGTTGGCGGCAGCAGCGACAGGTCGCCTGTTGACAAATATTGCCCCAATCCAGTCCCAACATGGCCGGTCGGTCCGGCAGGCAGGTTGGTGCCGAACTGAAATTGTACCCGACGATTCATCGTGGTTCCGGCAAGCACATTCTCGCCAATGGATTCTCTCAGAAAACCATGTGGAGCAATGATCTGTACCTTGCCATATTGGATTTCCTGCGGTGTAACAACACCGCTTACACCGCCAAAATGATCGCCATGGCTGTGCGTGAAAATTACCGCCTGCACCGGGCGCTGGCCCAGTGTTTCATTGGCAAGGGCGAGAGCCGCTTTGGCCGGGGCAGGTGTCGTCAGCGGGTCAACCACAATCCAGCCGGTTTTGCCAGCAATCAGGGTCATTTGTGCGAGATCATAGCCGCGCAGTTGGTAGATGCCCTGTTGCACCTCGAACAGCCCATGGATGCTGTTGAGCTTGCCCTGCCGCCAGAGGGATGGGTTGACGGTATCGGGGGCCGCGTCTTTGACAAAATCAAACTGGCCGACTTCCCATGCAACCGAGCCATCTTCGTTCAGGATTTGCGCGTCCTCAATCTTCGCCAGAAAGCCGCGATTGGCATTGTCGAAATCCGTCTGATCAGCAATTGGCAAAC
Proteins encoded in this region:
- a CDS encoding alkyl/aryl-sulfatase codes for the protein MKTPGYLTAASLMAAPLLMAAGEPPEGVATASTKAANAGVAARLPIADQTDFDNANRGFLAKIEDAQILNEDGSVAWEVGQFDFVKDAAPDTVNPSLWRQGKLNSIHGLFEVQQGIYQLRGYDLAQMTLIAGKTGWIVVDPLTTPAPAKAALALANETLGQRPVQAVIFTHSHGDHFGGVSGVVTPQEIQYGKVQIIAPHGFLRESIGENVLAGTTMNRRVQFQFGTNLPAGPTGHVGTGLGQYLSTGDLSLLPPTKTVSKDGETLSIDGITFEFMDASETEAPAELVFYLPEFKALHSAEVATRNFHNVLTPRGALVRDTLKWSKVIDAMLAKYGEKSDVLLASHHWPIWGSENVEAALKNQRGLYRYVHDQTLRQANQGATMHEIAENIGEPDFAATDFGVRDYYGTLNHNSKAVYQRYFGWWDGVPAHYHELPPVAASRKYVAAMGGAAKALSVGEQAFATGDYRWAATVFNHVVFADPVNEAAKKWLASTYEQLGFQAEAGTWRNIYLSGAKELREGNDRGEVVATTNARVLNSIPAVDLFDALAARFNPARMRGAGGIIQFTFPDRGEAVSVDLGKSVMFPRDGTTDRSVAQITVSRSDFTRVLMREITPRELIVSGNMRVLGNVGLMAAMFGALDPVDPQFNIVTP